Genomic window (Peromyscus leucopus breed LL Stock chromosome 15, UCI_PerLeu_2.1, whole genome shotgun sequence):
GTCTAGAAGCAAGTGCACTAGGACTCCCCAGCTGCTGGTTGTGTTTGGGGGCCCTCCTACTCattggcctctgcacacacagcagGAAAGGGGGGCCCTCAGTGGTAAGGCTCACACTAGGTAGGGGGCAGAAGGTAGAGGGCAGGGCAGATCATATGCCATTGTAAGGTTTATCTCTTTGTGTAGCTTGTGCTACTTTGGAGGGTGCCGAAGACAGATCCTAGGCTGCACAGAGATGTGTGACGTGCCTCTGTACACACTTAGCTCCAAACACGATTTTAGGCAGATATGCACTAGGGTTTTCATAAAAGGTGCCGCTTCCTTCGGAAGCAAACACGGAAAAGCCAGTGGGCTTTTATGGTTTTTCAGAGCTGTTGCCCAATCTGTTCCCCTTATTCGGTTTATTAGAAACAAGATTTTTCACCCCAGTTGATGAAGAGTTGAGTCAGAGTACAGCGTGATACACACTGCGGTGGGAGCctgctgagggtgtgtgtgtgtgtgtgtggggaggtggtgGTCATAGTCAATTATTCAAGGAAACCACAAAAGGAGATGCCAGGCTTTGAAGCTCCCCAAGGCCGAGGGCTGAGTCTTCTTTTTTGCTCTGCCACGAGGTCCCCAGGAGGAGCATGCGAGGTTTTGATTTTCTTGGCTCTGCAGTCTAGGCGGACAACAGATTTCTATCCTTGCGGCAGGACATGAAGGCCCAGTGCGTTTCTTGCTGGCTCCTGGGCATGGCACTTATTCTCTGCTCCGTGCACACCCGCAGCCTCAGGAGATGTCTGATTTCTGTGGACATGCGCCTTATAGAAAAGAGTTTCCAGGAAATCAAAAGAGCCCTGGTGAGCATGGTTTGTCTGAAGGAATGGGTATGCCTTATCTTACATCTTGACCTGAAAGGCCAAGttccttcctgttgcttgtgAGGTATCCTGAGAAAGTGGAGAGTTCTCATTGATGTCTGTCCTGTTCTCCACAGCAAACTAAAGACACCTTCCAAAATGTCACCATCCTGTCCACACTGGAGAATCTGAGGAGCATTAAGGTACCAGTTGGCTTGTGTCCTACTTCTTAACGGTTTTGTGCTAAGAAACAAATCCCTGCCCAGTACACTCTTAATGCTCCAGGCTTGTCTGAGCAGTTTGGGCTGGTACCCCAGTGACTTTGAACTCACGGGCGTGACCGAAGAAGTGAGACTTCCCCAGAGGGTGACAGAAGTATCAGGGCCTCCGATGGGACAGGAATTCAGTGGCTTGGAGATTGTTTTTGGAAGattccagagggagaaaggaaaatcaACGAACAATCAAACACCAAAACCGGAGTGAAGGTTTAAGACACAGGGGAGCGTGGGTGTGACACCATCGAAGGCAAGCCTGTGTGATCGGGACAGTGAGGCAAGCGGGTTTAGGATGCAAAGGATGTGCAGACTAGGGTAGGAGGCGGGGAGGGACAGCTACCTTTGGGACCAGACTGAGCCTTGGCTTTCTGACGAGGACAACAGAAAGGCCGAGGAGACTTTTGGGATAAAAGTCTTATCACAGAACTACTGTAGAAAGTCTGGGAGTGTGCTTTCCAGTGACAAGAAGGTGGGAAGGCCAGGAGGGATGCTGGGCCCGTTCTCCACCAAGGGTGTTACCAGCCAGCAGCTGGCCGGCTGATTCCTGGCTTTACGAAAGAACCTGTGAGGTGCATTTAGAGTGATCGCTTAGCCAGGTGTGGGGGGACATGCTTGTActcccagcgcttgggagacagaggcaggaggatcgttaCACGTTTGATCATTACATGCCAGACTGTTCaactttgtgagttccaggcccgccAGGGCTATGTTGATGCACAAGCCCAACTTTCAGTTCAAAGGGAATAAGTGATGGTTGGTTCTATAGTCAAATATGAGCGACTACAGCCTGGAATCTAGATTACACCAAAGACAGCTTTAGTATCGTGAAGTTTGTACGGTAATAGAACACAAGACAGTCATAGATGAAGGCATTTGAAAATGCATTGGTGGGAACACAAGGCAGGAAGGTCATAATGCAGGTTACAGCAAATTGTGGAGAATCTGCTATTGACCTCAGATGCGATCTGATGACACCCTTAACTCTGGAGACACTAGTGGTCTGTTAGTATATTCCAAAGAGTTTCTCCTGTTAGTCACACTTGCTAGGTCAGACAGAGAGGTGAGCAGCTATTGAGGTGGTTCAAGACAGCCCGAGATCATTTGGCTCTGGATAGGCAATGTTACGGCTCTCCGCAACCACACAAGTTCTCGTTAGTCAGCCTTGGAGAGTCTTCACCACAGGTTAGGCTTTTTTTCTGGCATTTCCAGTTCGTGGTTatcaagaacctgtctcaaaaagcaaagcaaattaaacaaatgaaaaaccgtTTTGACCTCTGGACCTATTCTACAAATGATCTCCATTTTCTGTTGTTGAGTTCCTACTTGACAAACGAAAAGTATGTTTCTATGAGGAATTGAGACTTCGAAGGGGCGGGGATGAGGAGTCAATGACCAAGTCAGGATAGGACACCCCCTTCCAGTTTCTGCCTCTGTGTTCGGATTCCTCCTTCTCTTGAGCTTGAGAACTAGCTGacgtggaggaaggaagggagccagTGAATGAGGATTTTGACTACatctcctgccttcttctctccccaatgccccatttcttttctcttttaaaattattcattatttgtgtgtgtgtgtgtgtgtgtgtgtgtgtgtgtgtgtgtgtgtgtgagagagagagagagagagagagagagagagagagagagagagagagagagactttcagGTGTTagttctctcttccttcatttgGGTTTTGAGGGTGgaactcaggttcttggcctTAGTCACAAGTTCGTAGTGGACTGCTGAACCAAActaccttccctccctccttctttctctctcttattttcttcctccctcctctccttccttccttcctctctctctctttctctctctctctctttctcatgggttctttttttttttatgccacagtcttttttttttttctttttcccccagagctgatgatcgaacccagggccttgcacttgctaggcaagcgctctaccactgagctaaatccccaacccagtgCCACAGTCTTTAATAACATAGAGGTGTGCCACTTTCCCTCTGGCTCAGGGGCCCAGTGAGAGCAGGGGAAGAGATCCTGCCTTTCAATTAGTCTGCCACCGTCTAGGAAAAGCTGCCCTTGGGCTAGAGGCTGGGCTGTAAATCTTCTGCAGTACTTACTCCCTTAGGCCTGCAGAGTGCAAATTGCTAGAAGGCAGCTGTCCACTGCTTCTCTGGGCTGGGCTTTGAGCATCTGGAGTCTTGTCTTGGAGGCATCTGCTTTCCATTGCAGTCCTCTGATCTCCCCAGATGTGGCTGCCAGTCTCCACTCTTGCAAATTTCAGCACCCCCCCCGTCCCCACAGGTTTAAGGGGAGAAACTTCGAGGGAGCCCAGTAGTGTGTGTGGTTCAGGGCTCAATGGTCAGGATGAATATATTGGTCATGACTGGTATGATACCTGGTATCCAGGAGCCGAGGATGTTGCTGGACAGAGCTGACAGTCTTGGTTTATGGGATGCAAACTGTCTCATAAAGGAGGCACCTGGTTCTTGAAGGGATTTAAGAACTTCCTGATAttgtgctggggatgctgtggtGAGAATCCTTGTCTGTGATGGGATTCCAAGCCCTACTCTTCGATAATATATCTCCTGGCTATAGGTACCTTGACTGTGGGAAGTGTGGAAGAATACCCTGAATTCTGGAAAAGAACGTTTTGTTCTTTGACTTCTTGTCCCTTTTCTCTTAAGTGCCAGGACAGAGGGCCTCTGGGGCATGCTCTAATTTGTGTCTGTAGCCTGTAGATGTCTGCTGCgtgaccagccacctcctgaCCTTCTACAGAGACAGGGTGTTCAAAGACCATCAGGAGACAAGCCCCGAGGTCATGAGGAGAATCAGCGGCATTGccaactctttcctctccatgcAGAGAACTCTGGAGCAATGTGTAAGTCGGTGCGGCCGAATTCCAAGCAGGCTGCTCCCATCTGTCCAGAAGGAGCCCGGGGCTTGGGGAGCCAGGGCATTCTTGTCCTGCTGTTCGCTTCTGTGTCCTTCAAGACTTTGCGATTGGTTTTACCAGCCTCAGGGGCCTGCTGACCCCTCGTCAGATAGGTCCCCTCATGGAGTGACCAGCGGATGCCAGAGCATCTCCTAAGAGTGTAGTAGCCCCTCAGAGGGACGTACCAAGGGTTGCATTCTGACCGGAAGCACACCTCTGGACTTCCTGTTTCTGACCCTTTGGAATTTCCCCACTAAGACATATCTGGGAAGTCATATGGTAAGGCCCATCTCCAAGGGTCACCTGTAAGTTCACCTTCACTTATTAAAATCaaacagagacaaaagcaaaaatcaCCAACCAAAACTCAGGCTAAGAGAAACCATCATCTCCAGCCTAATGGCTGTCGATGAGTTCCTGTGTGGTGTGGTTCCTCTGTGGCAGGTGGCGGCTTCCTTCTTTGTCTCAGATTCAAAACTTCTGTTAGAAAAGGTGCCggtccctgggactggagagatggctcagcagttaagagcattggcagctcttccgaggtcctgagttcaattcccagcaaccacatggtggcccactgTTATCTAGGATGGgatctatgccctcttctggcatgcaggtgtacatgtagaTAGAGTATGtacttatacataaaatatataaaccttaaaaaaaaaaaaaaaaaaaaagggccgggcggtggtggcgcacgctttaatcccagcactcgggaggcagaggcaggcggatctctgtgagttcgaggccagcctggtctacaaagcgagttccaggaaaggcgcaaagctacacagagaaaccctgtctcgaaaaaacaaaacaaaacaaaacaaaacaaacaaacaaaaagggtaCTGCTCCCTGTCCTGCTTTAAAACCTACAATCATGCAATCAAATGGATGTATTTACTCAATTAGTTAACTTTGTGGGGTGTTGCATTCAGCATTGTGACAAGGTAGACCTGGTGCTTGCTCTTCTGGTGCCAACCACCCGGTTGACTGCAGATGCAGAAGGAGCAGAAGCCAGGGTAAAATGCAGACTTTCTTCACAGACTCTAGTCTCTCCCAGCTGTCTTCTAAGCTTTTTTACCTGACTAGGGAGGAGGGGCGTGTAGGGAGGAGGGGcgtgtagggaggaggggcctgtAGGAGGAGGTCCTTTAACGTGTGCCGCTCTCATTGTGTCCCAGCAGGCCCGCAGTcaatgtcactgcagtcaggaaGCCACCAACGCAACCAGAATCATCCACGACAACTACGATCAGGTGAGGTCTGGGGAGAGTATagggaagacagaaaacaagatggTTGAGAGAGTACTGATATTTCAGCCTTCTCTCCATGCAAAATCACTTATTCTTTCCACCAGTCTTCATTGAAGGCCCATCCAAGCTGATGTCTGCAAAATGCTGTAGGTCATTGGGCAGTTCCCTGGTCCTCTCCTGTTTTCTTACACCTTCACATCAGGCCTGGCCTATGTAAGATATGATTGTACAGAAGGAGCAATGATCCCCAGTGAATCTGAAGCTGTTACCCATGCCACACAACACATAGAGTGGTTTGCGGTCAGGACCCTTGGCATCCTGCACACTGGTACTTCTCACATGGGTGTTGATGCAGGAGGGTTACCAGGGTGTGCCATCTGCAGATTTGATTGAAATACAGTAGTTCTATGGTGAAACATAAGTTCCTCATTCTTGGCACTCTCAAATGATGCCAGCGCATTGAAGAGCAAAGAGGTTAGGACTGTTTCGGAGCGTGGCTTTTGTGGGGGACAGGCTTTATTAAGTGGTGATGTAGGGAGAGTGAAGATTCAAGGGGTTTGTACTGTGAGCCAGACAGTGTCCCTGGACCCCTGGAGTGTTGCCACACTGACCCTTCACAGCAAGGCTCTGAGTACAAACTGCGCTGGTAAATTAGGAAATGAAGCACAAATAGGTTATATGAGTTGACTGAGCTCATTCTGCAGCTGCTTGGTAGAGCTAGGACACAGGCCCGTGCTGAGTAGCTCCTACCATCTCCAGGTAGCACAGAAGGACGTGGACTATGTCAGGGATTACGTGCTAGGTCTGATTCTGTCGCTGGATGTGTGATGTTTGGGTAGACACCCTTTGGGGCCTCAGTGCTTTGGCATGTCAGGAAGGGGCCGCATGTTCTCCTTACTCACTGGAGCGCACCGAAGAGAATAAGGCTTCCTACGAAGCAAGAATGATTAAATTGAACTGATATAAATAGAAAATCATGAAGACCTGGCCGGCAAGGCTAATATTTCCTGTgaaaaggaggggaaaggaatgagggactttaaaaattgtatacAAGGAGCTGAAATGATTGAaattgcttgtttgtgtgtgtgttgggggtgctAAGCTATGAGGAAAATAAGTTTTGATTCTGTGTGCTGTGCAAAAGGTTtggtaaataaaaagtaaaactgcGTAGGGCTCAGAATATGGGCTCTAATATACAGACTTTGCACAGGCAGATAGGACCTCAGGATGcccttttaaagttttatttatttgtttgtttgtttgtttgttttagctggAGGTCTCATCTGCTGCCCTTAAGTCTCTAGGAGAGCTAGACATCACTTTAGCCTGGATTGACCAGAATCATCGAGAGACTTCTGAGGCTTGACACCAAGTGCCTTGTCTGATTATTTAGGGATACACAATTCACCTTGAGCTCCCGCCCTCTCCCTCCtggcctccccctcctctttctcagtgGTCAACAGCTAACTTTGAAAAGGAGAGAGATGTGGAAAGCCCCCATAATTATCTAAAATGGGGGTCTTTTATTGGAAATTGCTGCTGTGGAAGGAATTCTCTCGTCTGGGCTGGAGCCTCACTGGAAAAATTGGGGTTTGAGTGTCTCTCAGCTGCTGACTGAGGTCTCGGCTCTCTGATCCACCTGAAAATAGCCGAGTTGGCAGCTGTGGTATTTATAGCAACGTGTGGCTGTTGAAAGATCCCGGATGCTGTCGTAGGAGAAACACACAGCTCCTCTAATTTATTGTGAAGTGGCTTCTCCCAGGCCTATGCTGTGTACCTCATGGTGTACTGTAGTGCATATTGTACTGACTGACATTAATGAATAAACTGTGCTTTACCTATGAgaacaaattgtcttctgatttGTTAAAGACTCATCTGTGGAAATAGAAAAGGCCCCCAAAATGAGGAACATATGGGGAAGCTTAGTCCTAGGTGGGGAGAAACTGTAcgtaggttgttttttttttttttttttaagatttatttattatatctatGTGATGTTCTACctacatgtatccctgcaggctagaagagggcaccagctctcattacagggggttgtgagggaccatgtggtagctgggaattgaactcaggacttttggaagagcagtcagggctcttaaacctctgaaccatctctccagccctgtatgtAGGTTTTAAAAGAAGATAGAGTAGAAAAGGATTCTAGATGAGTATATGACTACAGtttttcattgctgtaacaaaatatctaGGCTGGGTAACTTGGTCAATAAAAACAGGTTTATTTAGCCCATAATTCTGGGGGCTCTAGGGTATGTGTTTCACTGTCTGGGCCCTGGGAAGGACTACACAGCAGAGGTTGTCACAGCAGAGGGGCGTGGTAGACAGAAGGGAGCACATAGAGACGGAAGTCAGAGCAATAAGGAGCCAGGCTGaccctttctcttttaaaaatgcctttattCCATACATGTGTGCCAGGGTCTCTGcagccaccatggccagcatgGGAGGCAAAAAGGTAGCTCGGTTCAACACgactcagtagctggtgttggttcaaactttgggAGTCAGATACTGGGTAGTTTATTtcaggcatatttaagcacagcacaatttggtgaaaatttTCCTGTTAATAAATATCTCAATCCTATGTGCACAACAAAGCTTAAGGAATGACTATgctgaaactctttgtaaagtacatgtgacagcttccataaagataggttctgtagattgactgagaaaaagaagctcatgataagggtctgggggaggatCCTGTGTTAAAGGTCACCAGGCTGTTAATCACATCCACTTCtggccttctgggtggaaaacaggctATACATCTTTGCCCTTGAAGAGACCACACCGTATGTTTAACgttcctggtctccagagtgcTTATCTGTGAACACAAGGACTCTGTGCCTcctacacatgtgtgcaatgtgTTTCCATCAAATTTGCCCCCAGTTCCTCCTCTCTCACTGTGTCTCACTGTCTCCCACTGAGTCCAGTCAGTTGTCTGTATGTTCATGGGTGCAgagccatctactggagcatgggcacctacctagtttcagaggtttagtctactatcatcatggcagaaaccatggcagcaggcaagcatggtgctggaaaagtagctgagagctacatacTGAtccataggcttgggagagagagagagagagagagagagagagagagaaagaaagagagagagattgagcaGAGCATGaattttgaagcctcaaagcccacccctagtgacacacttccttcagcaaggccacacacacctcctaatttttttcaaatagtcCCACTCCCtgttgactaagcattcaaatacatgagcctatgggggccattcttattcaaaccaccacattcaccCTTGTAAAAGATTTCAGAGTTTATGCTTTTGTAGATAGTATGAGACCTCCGAAGTCAGGAAGACTTGGTTCCAGTCCTGCATGACGTTGAACAAGTCACTCAATTTCTCTAAGCCTTTGAGTCTCCTTATGCAAAATAGTTGTTGACATCAGTCTTGGGGTGTTGAGACAGTCATAAAGTGAGgtaaggggacacacacacatactgggttgacttataggctgtggtcttAGTAGTGTAAAATGGCCATCTCCTGACTGGAAGGCCAAAGATCTGGCAGTTGTTCAATCTatatgtctcagcagtcccaatctggtgtaGAGTCCTGGGAATTCCTAGCTAACCGCCATTCTTCAATCTATGCTGGATCCCGAAGAAGGAGGTTCTTACACCAGTGGAGGGATGCCTCAGCCACAGGGTGGAtaaacttgccagtgagagcgaGGGCGAGCAGGCGAAAGCAAAcgtttcttttttccatgtgctcttatataggctgccaccagaatgTGTGGCCGAGATTTAGGGTTGGTCTTCTCTCCTTAAATGATCCAATAGGGGaaatcactcacacacatgcccaggtGCTCGGGTTCTAGTGGAGTCCAGGTGTAGTCAAGAtgacaaccaagatcagccatcGTGAGTTGTAGAACCCAAATCAGCACCCTCAATCATGGGGCCTGTGCAGCTCAGATGAGAAGCCCGGAAGAGGAGGAGATTTCCTGATAGGACGATCTGGACCTGAAGGAAGAAAATGCTGTTGCTTTCAGTGGTGGTAGAAGTGGTAGCAGAGGGagaggagtgaagggaggaggaggaggaaggggaggagtcagGGAAAGAGAGTTCTCCCCTTCATCCCAATTAACATTTTATCTGCACTCTTCTCTCTTGTCTACTCATCTCACATCTCAGCTCTCAGCCTTGATCCGTGTACtctggttttctgtttgcttttggttACAGCATGTTTGGCAGAGTTGCggcttttcgttttgttttgtagaGTTGATGCTGGAGACATATTCAGTAATATGCCTCCTCGGGCATCACATATACTATGCTAAAAGTGGAACAGTACAAAGAAAATTAGCATGGTCGCTGTGGAAATGACTTGCGGATTTGTGAAGTGACTTGTATTTTGTGAAGTTCTTACAAAGACTGTCTGCTAAAAAATGATCCCAAGCAGAAACTAGCCTCAAGAACCAACAAATGGGATtgtgtaaaattaaaaagtttctacaaagcaaaagaaactatCAGCCTGGCTGTTTAGGTAGCAGTTTCCTCTGATGTTGAAGCCTTCCATCTTGGAAGGAAACTTCTTAAGATGTAGGCTGTAAAGGGAAGTGAAGCAGCAGGATATTTTTGGGTATGTTTATATACCAAATGTTTACAAGAAGGTGAAACAGCATGATGTTCTAAGGTGGAGAAGAAACTCTCCATCCTCTGGGGAAGCCCCATTAAAtggtttcaggaagtccctgaaactgactagattcacGAGGCTCCTCTCTTCTAAGTGTATATAGCAGTATAGACtctgagagtcactctcagacaagccaagtTGAAAAGACTCTGTGATCAGCCACACAACCTGGGAGAAGGAGAGGCCAGCTAAACTGTCTAGAAGAAACAGAGCAGCCAAGCTGCCTGCAAGAGGCTCAGACCAGCTGAGGCATCTGGAAGgacactctccagcctgttgaaggctgtgcagtgtgctccagagTCCCAGGTTTGTGAGCtctcatccatgctggggtgggctctggTGATGCAGCCCTGTCTGTGAGTCATCCCTGCTCCTGTAGGTAGCCCCAtgcccatattcctgtaagtaaccccaacaaaactcattggttcaacaagttggactttggtggcttctgtactttggtctgtcattggttcccTCTCTGCGGTGAGTAGACGTTTGTTCAAATGTCTCCAGGAGAAGTCTGTCACAGAACGAGAGCAAACAGGCTGCAGAAGGGAAGAAAATCTTCACTAGCTATACTTCAGGTAGGGGGAGAACACCCAGGATTTATAAAGAGctaaaaaattaaacaccaaggaaacaaaacagtCACTCAGTAAATGGACTGATAGTTCAATAAGCTGAcagttctcaaaataagaaatacaaaggCTAATAAGTGTTTTAAAAGTGTTCGGCTTCCCTATGCATGATGAAAACtggaattactttgagattccacTTTGAGGGAAGAAGAGTCAGATAGAGCTCTGCTAGGCAGATAGATGGAAAGAAGCTCTAGGCAGATTAATGTACTTTTCACTTATATTTAAGATGGCTGACTTCCTGcatgcccctgcccccccccaacacacacacctgaaacaaagacttggtgggatgctgtggaatattattttaagatgtgttacattcatttattctgtggaatatttggttaatgatgtaaagatgtgttgcattttttatgttgcatttgtttaactctgtgaagctgtgttactttgcctctctaaaacacctgattggtccaataaagagcagaacggccaatagctaagcaggagagggataggcagggctgccagcagagaaaataaatagaaggagagaaagagaggaggagagagaaaaggagaaggagagaggacaccaggggccggCTACCTGgccacccaaccacccaaccacccagccaTACAGCCGTTCtaccagccatggaataagaaggaaagaaagcaatataaaaaagaaaaaagtaaaagcccagaggcaaaaggtagatggaataatttaagttagaaaaaactgtctagaaacaagtcaagctaaggccaggcattcataaataaggataagtcttcatgtatttatttgggagctgggcagtgCCCCCAAGagtcaaagagcaaagagtataAAAAAACCTGCAGTGGGATTTCACCCCACCTTCCACCCTGCCCAAGGGTGCTATTCAAAAGGACTTTCAAATCTCCTACTGGAGTGAGTCTGTGGTGGGAACCTGTCTTTTTTTGATTATCCAGTTCCCTATCTTGCCCAAATGAGCCAATGCCAAAGGAGAAAGGGAACTCATCccattccaaaacaaacaaacaaacaaacctcgaACCAAAAATCACCACCATTTCTTCTGAGCAGACTGAACTCTGTACCTGAATCCCCTCATAACTGAgaacttttctttcctctctctccctctctctctccttttccctctccctgtgtacttttgttttcaataaaatatgaCTAAGTGCTGACAGTTTGCTTTTCTTgcctttttattcattaattttgtaGAGAAAGGAATTTATTCCTGCAACCCTAGACAATATATGACATTACCCCAgccagaatggctgtcatcaagaatTCTGACAGCAAATGCTTTCAAAAGACATGGGGGGAAGAGGAATCCTTATTCACTGCTGGAGAAGTGTAAACTAGTATAGTCATTATGGAAATCATATGGagagttttcaaaaattaaaaatagtactgCTGTACAACCCAGATGTAACTAACATTTGGGACATATACCCAGAAAATTCTATACCCTACTACAGGGACACTTGTACATTCGTGTTTATAGATGCTCTATTTATGATATCAAGAAAATGTAGCCAGTCTAGATGGCCATCAGTACATGAATGGGTGATGAGAATGTGATGCATATGTAATGGAACTTTATTCaggtataaagaaaaaatattaaatttgcatgaaaataaatgtatctggGAGGTGTGTCACCATATACACCTTGGGGCCTCTGCCTCTATTATTAAATGGGGGTTCTTAACTCTGTGTGTCATGAAGTTTCTGCCACATTAGTGACACTCACACATCCTACTCAGATAATTTTTCTAAATACACACAAGAGATAAGAAGCCAATATGTTAAACACAGCTATCGGAATATAAAGATAaggttctgtgttttgtttctacaCGAACATTTAGCAGCATTGGTAAGCACTGACGAGGATGAATGATAGTTCCAGATGACTGCATTATAATGACATTATAAGGGACAACGTTTTGTGTTCTGCCAGCGCTGTGGTGACTGGCATTTGATGtctgtcactgaagaaaatggtCATACTTGATTGAAGGCTGGTGCAAAGATGACATTTCTTCCCATCCACCTTCTCCAAGGTTAGGAACTCGGTGTTAGATGAGCAGGACCCTTTCTTGCCCACTTAGGTAGCATTTAGCCTGATCTAGCCCAGGTGACTGCACATGGGAGATTTTCCCTGCTTGCTTatgaaatcaaaaagaaaataatggtgtAAATCCTGAGTCTTCTAGGTGAGGAAATGGAATTTAAATTTCCCCTGGATTCTTGTACCTGACAAGGGAGGACCTTTGGAAAGCCTCACAGCCTGCAGGTGGAGTTGTGGGAGGGGTTAGGCAACTCTGGGGGCTGAGTGATGTCAGAAGGAGGATCTGTGCACGTAGAAAGGGAGGTAGCAAACTGA
Coding sequences:
- the Il19 gene encoding interleukin-19 isoform X2; this encodes MKAQCVSCWLLGMALILCSVHTRSLRRCLISVDMRLIEKSFQEIKRALQTKDTFQNVTILSTLENLRSIKPVDVCCVTSHLLTFYRDRVFKDHQETSPEVMRRISGIANSFLSMQRTLEQCARSQCHCSQEATNATRIIHDNYDQLEVSSAALKSLGELDITLAWIDQNHRETSEA
- the Il19 gene encoding interleukin-19 isoform X1; its protein translation is MKAQCVSCWLLGMALILCSVHTRSLRRCLISVDMRLIEKSFQEIKRALQTKDTFQNVTILSTLENLRSIKPVDVCCVTSHLLTFYRDRVFKDHQETSPEVMRRISGIANSFLSMQRTLEQCQARSQCHCSQEATNATRIIHDNYDQLEVSSAALKSLGELDITLAWIDQNHRETSEA